Proteins encoded within one genomic window of Thermanaerothrix sp.:
- a CDS encoding tRNA-dihydrouridine synthase family protein encodes MEGPLWLAPMAGVTTPSVRLFQRRLGVSLVHTEMVSAFGLIYGGRKSADILIPADGEEPIVPQLFGPHGDCLLEGARIALEAYPFKALEVNMACPMPKVTKKGAGAAMMENPSEAFRAVRLLKGLGLPVWVKCRVMPGGFLDTARFCGGLLDAGADLLMVHGRTAPQRYEGKADVEQVLGLARSFPGLVVGSGDVFSPSDVLRYLEGGCPAVLLARGFVKDPLLAWRCSAALGLNPCSAPVSLVDALLELGDMLLAREGERTCLLLVKRMAAAALKGHPGDAERRNRMMGMKSWIELKDFIAGLEI; translated from the coding sequence GTGGAGGGCCCTTTGTGGCTGGCTCCCATGGCGGGCGTCACCACCCCTTCGGTCAGGCTGTTTCAAAGGCGGCTTGGGGTGTCCCTGGTTCACACCGAGATGGTGAGCGCCTTTGGGCTGATATATGGTGGCAGGAAGAGCGCGGACATATTGATACCCGCCGATGGGGAGGAGCCCATAGTGCCCCAGCTGTTCGGGCCCCACGGCGATTGTCTGTTGGAGGGGGCCCGGATAGCCCTTGAAGCCTATCCTTTCAAGGCCCTGGAGGTGAACATGGCCTGTCCCATGCCCAAGGTGACCAAGAAGGGTGCTGGGGCGGCCATGATGGAGAACCCTTCGGAGGCCTTCAGGGCGGTGAGGCTTCTCAAGGGACTGGGGCTTCCCGTGTGGGTTAAGTGCAGGGTAATGCCTGGAGGTTTCCTGGATACCGCCAGGTTTTGCGGTGGATTGCTTGATGCCGGAGCAGACCTTTTGATGGTGCATGGAAGGACCGCTCCGCAGCGATACGAGGGGAAGGCCGACGTGGAGCAGGTTCTTGGGCTTGCCAGGAGCTTCCCTGGCCTTGTGGTGGGGTCCGGAGATGTGTTTTCACCTAGCGACGTCCTGCGTTACCTTGAAGGTGGGTGCCCCGCGGTGTTGCTGGCCAGGGGTTTTGTGAAGGACCCGCTTCTTGCTTGGCGTTGTTCCGCGGCGTTGGGGTTAAACCCATGTTCCGCTCCGGTAAGTCTCGTGGATGCCCTTTTGGAACTGGGGGATATGCTCCTTGCCAGGGAGGGGGAGAGGACCTGTCTTTTGCTTGTTAAGCGCATGGCCGCCGCGGCCCTTAAGGGGCATCCCGGTGATGCCGAGAGGAGAAACCGAATGATGGGCATGAAGAGCTGGATTGAACTTAAGGATTTCATTGCCGGGCTGGAAATTTAA
- the lysS gene encoding lysine--tRNA ligase, whose amino-acid sequence MSDGSERNQSQGCMPEEEIFRQRKDKLFRLRQEEGYDPFAVDKFDRRHSVSWVRENYESLGQDEEGEEELSLAGRVMTLRRHGKASFATMEEDSGRIQLYFQLDNMGEDAYGFFKKWVDTGDILGVKGTPFRTQRGELSIKVKEFKLLSKALRPLPEKWHGLKDQEVRYRQRYLDLMVNPEVRQTFRKRTRIIQTVRRVLDSHGTLEVTTPILSTLAGGANARPFVTFHNALGIPMYLRIATELYLKRLVVGMFDRVYEIGPNFRNEGIDLKHNPEFTAMEVYWAYANNEDMMNLCEEILVACADEMGSRVFTYQGREISFEPPFRRATMMDLVKEHTGIDFSSISDEEARRIALERKVVEELKGYETRYHLLPEFFDAYVEDKLIQPTFVIGHPTVISPLAKRNAANPDITDRFELFVNGSELANAFSELNDPLDQRERFLEQVKQKEAGDEEAHVFDEDFVNALEYGLPPTGGMGIGIDRLVMLLTDSKSIRDVILFPTMKPKA is encoded by the coding sequence ATGAGCGACGGAAGTGAGCGAAACCAGTCCCAGGGCTGCATGCCCGAGGAGGAGATATTCCGCCAGAGGAAGGACAAGCTCTTTCGTCTTAGGCAGGAGGAGGGGTACGATCCTTTCGCGGTTGACAAGTTCGACCGCCGGCACTCGGTGAGTTGGGTGAGGGAGAATTACGAGTCCTTAGGCCAGGACGAAGAGGGAGAAGAGGAGCTTTCCCTGGCGGGCCGGGTCATGACCTTAAGGAGGCACGGCAAGGCTTCCTTTGCCACCATGGAGGAGGACAGCGGCAGGATTCAGCTGTACTTCCAGCTGGACAACATGGGGGAGGATGCCTACGGGTTCTTCAAGAAGTGGGTGGACACCGGTGACATCCTTGGGGTTAAGGGTACCCCCTTCAGGACCCAGAGGGGGGAGCTGTCCATCAAGGTCAAGGAGTTCAAGCTGTTGAGCAAGGCCCTAAGGCCTCTTCCCGAGAAGTGGCACGGCCTCAAGGACCAGGAGGTGCGCTACCGGCAGCGCTACCTGGATCTCATGGTGAATCCGGAGGTTCGCCAGACCTTCCGCAAGAGGACCAGGATAATCCAGACCGTGAGGCGGGTATTGGACTCCCACGGCACCTTGGAGGTCACCACCCCTATCCTCTCCACCCTCGCGGGGGGAGCCAACGCCAGGCCCTTCGTGACCTTCCATAACGCCTTGGGCATACCCATGTACCTTAGGATAGCCACGGAGCTGTACCTCAAGAGGCTGGTGGTGGGCATGTTCGACCGGGTTTACGAGATAGGCCCCAACTTCAGGAACGAGGGCATAGACTTGAAGCACAACCCGGAGTTTACCGCCATGGAGGTTTACTGGGCCTACGCCAACAACGAGGACATGATGAACCTCTGCGAGGAGATATTGGTTGCCTGTGCGGACGAGATGGGATCAAGGGTGTTCACCTACCAGGGGCGGGAGATCTCCTTTGAGCCTCCGTTCCGAAGGGCTACCATGATGGACTTGGTGAAGGAGCACACCGGCATAGACTTCTCTTCCATAAGCGATGAGGAGGCCAGGAGGATAGCTCTGGAGAGGAAGGTGGTGGAGGAGCTCAAGGGGTATGAGACCAGGTATCACCTCCTGCCCGAGTTCTTCGATGCCTACGTGGAGGACAAGCTGATCCAGCCCACCTTCGTCATAGGGCATCCCACCGTCATATCCCCCCTGGCCAAGCGCAACGCCGCCAACCCGGACATAACCGACCGGTTTGAGCTATTTGTCAACGGTTCGGAGCTGGCCAATGCGTTCAGCGAGCTCAACGACCCGCTGGATCAGAGGGAGCGGTTCTTGGAGCAGGTCAAGCAGAAGGAGGCCGGTGACGAGGAGGCCCACGTGTTCGACGAGGACTTCGTTAACGCCTTGGAATACGGGCTGCCTCCCACTGGCGGAATGGGCATAGGAATAGACCGTCTGGTCATGTTGCTCACCGACTCCAAGTCCATAAGGGACGTTATCCTGTTCCCCACCATGAAGCCCAAGGCCTAG
- the gatC gene encoding Asp-tRNA(Asn)/Glu-tRNA(Gln) amidotransferase subunit GatC, with amino-acid sequence MRIDEEEVRRIAALARLELQGEQVSSMVEHFKKLGEHFEALRSVELQGVGYLEDQEPVGRMREDHVRRWRDSELALLGAPRREGHFFKVPRIGVRE; translated from the coding sequence GTGAGGATAGATGAGGAAGAGGTGCGCCGCATAGCTGCTTTGGCGAGGCTTGAGCTTCAGGGAGAACAGGTGTCCTCCATGGTGGAGCACTTCAAGAAGCTGGGAGAGCACTTTGAGGCCCTTCGCTCCGTGGAGCTTCAGGGGGTTGGGTATTTGGAGGATCAGGAGCCCGTGGGCCGCATGAGGGAGGACCACGTTAGGCGCTGGAGGGACTCGGAGCTGGCCCTTTTGGGGGCTCCAAGGCGGGAGGGGCACTTCTTCAAGGTCCCTAGGATAGGGGTTAGGGAGTGA
- the ligA gene encoding NAD-dependent DNA ligase LigA, which yields MDRSEARKRMEELAELIRYHDRLYYQEDSPEISDGDYDRLVRELSYLERSFPDIALEDSPLRRVSGGLSEGFKRVPHGVPMQSLDNAVSPSEVEDFLRRLADSLGFDAPVVCEPKLDGLAISVTYEGGRLVRGATRGDGAVGEDVTQNVMTIGAIPKEIPYKGYLEVRGEVFMSRADFAELNRHREEQGLSTFANPRNAAAGSLRQLDPKVTASRRLNAFFYHLVNHNDVGVSTQVELLEWLKGQGFPVQEDFRRCVRASEVLEYLEFWDQKRHSYLADTDGVVIKLDPLDLRDAIGSTSRSPRWAIAYKFTPEERPTRVLDIEVSVGRTGVLTPTAVLEPVRLSGTEVRRASLHNFDELKRKDVRVGDTVWVRKAGEIIPEVVRVDMALRPEGALPFEVPSSCPVCGSPAVRLEGEVALRCPNRSCPAQLKEGLIHFASRDGMDIRGLGDKVAEQLVRRGLVKDFSDLFRMTVEDWFELDRMGKKSGENMVRALEAAKDRPLRKLLYALGIPGVGERTARDLADRFGSLDAVMSASLEDLSSISGVGPVVAKGVVDFFRDPGNMRLCENLMAVGVRTREESRPQGEAPLRGMRLVFTGELSSMRRKEAQELVIQLGGQVSDSVSRNVTAVVAGEGGGSKLSKAASLGVPVWDEDRFLGLIGEFLKDGVVVNREDR from the coding sequence GTGGACCGCTCTGAGGCCCGAAAGCGGATGGAGGAGTTGGCGGAGCTTATACGGTACCACGACCGGCTCTACTATCAGGAGGACTCGCCGGAGATAAGCGATGGGGATTACGACCGGCTGGTTCGGGAGCTTTCATACCTGGAGCGGTCCTTCCCAGACATTGCCCTTGAGGATTCCCCTTTAAGGAGGGTCTCCGGCGGCCTGTCCGAGGGCTTCAAACGGGTGCCTCATGGGGTGCCCATGCAGAGCCTGGACAACGCGGTCTCCCCCTCGGAGGTTGAAGACTTCTTGCGGAGGTTGGCCGATTCCTTGGGTTTTGATGCCCCGGTAGTTTGTGAACCCAAGCTTGACGGTCTTGCGATAAGCGTGACCTATGAGGGCGGCCGTCTCGTAAGGGGTGCCACCAGGGGAGATGGAGCCGTGGGAGAGGACGTCACCCAAAACGTCATGACCATAGGCGCCATCCCCAAGGAGATACCCTACAAGGGGTACCTGGAGGTCCGGGGAGAGGTTTTCATGAGCAGGGCCGACTTTGCGGAGCTGAACCGCCACAGGGAAGAGCAGGGGCTCAGCACCTTTGCGAACCCCAGGAACGCCGCCGCGGGGTCCCTGCGGCAGCTGGATCCTAAGGTCACCGCATCCCGAAGGCTCAACGCCTTCTTCTATCACCTGGTGAACCACAACGACGTGGGGGTGAGCACCCAGGTGGAGCTCCTTGAGTGGCTTAAGGGGCAGGGATTTCCGGTGCAGGAGGATTTTAGAAGGTGCGTTAGGGCGTCGGAGGTCTTGGAGTATCTTGAGTTCTGGGATCAAAAGAGGCATTCCTACCTGGCTGATACCGACGGGGTGGTCATAAAGCTGGACCCTCTGGACCTTAGGGATGCCATTGGCAGCACCAGCCGTTCCCCCCGGTGGGCGATAGCTTACAAGTTCACGCCGGAGGAAAGGCCCACCAGGGTTTTGGACATAGAGGTGTCCGTGGGAAGGACCGGAGTTCTTACCCCCACTGCGGTTTTGGAGCCCGTGAGGCTCTCCGGCACGGAGGTAAGAAGGGCCAGCCTTCATAACTTCGATGAGCTGAAGCGCAAGGACGTCCGGGTGGGTGACACGGTATGGGTCAGGAAGGCGGGGGAGATAATCCCTGAGGTGGTCCGGGTGGATATGGCCCTAAGGCCCGAAGGGGCCTTGCCCTTTGAGGTTCCGTCATCGTGTCCCGTATGCGGTTCCCCGGCGGTCAGGTTGGAGGGGGAGGTGGCTCTCCGCTGTCCTAACAGGTCTTGTCCTGCCCAGTTGAAGGAGGGGCTGATCCACTTCGCATCCCGGGACGGCATGGACATAAGGGGCCTTGGCGATAAGGTTGCGGAGCAGTTGGTGCGGCGGGGATTGGTTAAGGACTTCTCGGACCTCTTCCGCATGACCGTTGAGGACTGGTTTGAGTTGGACAGGATGGGAAAGAAGTCCGGGGAGAACATGGTGAGGGCTTTGGAGGCCGCCAAGGATAGACCCCTTAGGAAGCTCCTTTACGCTTTGGGGATTCCCGGAGTGGGGGAGAGGACCGCCAGGGACTTGGCGGACCGTTTCGGCTCCCTTGATGCGGTCATGAGCGCCTCCTTGGAAGATCTGTCATCCATCAGCGGGGTGGGCCCAGTGGTGGCCAAGGGGGTCGTGGATTTCTTCCGTGATCCTGGGAACATGCGGTTGTGTGAAAACCTCATGGCCGTTGGGGTCAGGACCCGGGAGGAGAGTAGGCCTCAGGGGGAGGCTCCTCTTAGGGGCATGAGGCTGGTTTTCACAGGAGAGCTGAGCTCCATGAGGCGTAAGGAGGCCCAGGAGCTGGTAATCCAGCTTGGCGGCCAGGTATCCGATTCGGTCTCTAGGAACGTCACCGCGGTGGTGGCAGGCGAAGGGGGAGGCAGCAAGCTTTCAAAAGCCGCTTCCCTTGGAGTTCCGGTCTGGGACGAGGATCGGTTTTTAGGGTTGATAGGGGAGTTCCTTAAGGACGGGGTGGTGGTTAACCGTGAGGATAGATGA